One segment of Phaeacidiphilus oryzae TH49 DNA contains the following:
- a CDS encoding LysR family transcriptional regulator — translation MSLRQFEYALAIAEHGSVTAAAEALRVAQPSVSQQIRGLERELGVELFARTPTGLVPTVVGRAFLREAEAAVEAARRARATARAGAEELVGELVVAAQMGFGTRQLPGALDALRRRFPRLEVTVFEEPSSAELDRLCRRGVLDLALMAACERSPADAHRLGEEEFVVVLGAGHPQLAAERVELTALQGEPWVRFDRDSALDGVLVEVLRGNGLTPATAARVSQTATAVRWAAHGLGVTLVPASAVPHGYEHLVRPVSPAVSQPVIAVVRSGAGPGETALLELLRRESWREPAFFAPEP, via the coding sequence GTGAGCCTTCGGCAGTTCGAGTACGCGCTGGCCATCGCGGAGCACGGCTCGGTGACGGCGGCGGCCGAGGCGCTGCGGGTGGCCCAGCCCTCGGTGTCCCAGCAGATCCGCGGCCTGGAGCGGGAGCTCGGCGTGGAGCTGTTCGCCCGCACCCCCACCGGGCTGGTGCCCACCGTCGTCGGACGCGCGTTCCTGCGGGAGGCCGAGGCCGCGGTGGAGGCCGCGCGGCGGGCCCGGGCGACCGCTCGGGCCGGCGCCGAGGAGCTGGTCGGCGAGCTGGTGGTGGCCGCGCAGATGGGCTTCGGCACCAGGCAGCTCCCCGGCGCGCTGGACGCGCTGCGCCGCCGCTTCCCCCGGTTGGAGGTCACCGTCTTCGAGGAGCCCAGCTCCGCCGAACTGGACCGGCTGTGCCGGCGGGGCGTCCTCGACCTCGCCCTGATGGCGGCCTGCGAGCGGTCCCCCGCCGACGCCCACCGGCTTGGCGAGGAGGAGTTCGTCGTGGTGCTGGGCGCCGGCCATCCGCAACTCGCCGCCGAGCGCGTTGAGTTGACGGCGCTTCAGGGCGAGCCGTGGGTGCGGTTCGACCGCGACAGCGCACTCGACGGCGTCCTGGTGGAGGTGCTGCGGGGGAACGGGCTGACGCCGGCCACCGCCGCCCGCGTCTCCCAGACGGCGACGGCCGTGCGCTGGGCGGCCCACGGTCTCGGGGTGACGCTCGTCCCGGCGTCCGCCGTGCCGCACGGCTACGAGCACCTGGTGCGGCCGGTCTCCCCCGCCGTGTCGCAGCCCGTCATCGCCGTGGTCCGCAGCGGCGCGGGGCCGGGCGAGACGGCCCTCCTCGAACTGCTCCGCCGGGAGAGCTGGCGCGAACCCGCCTTCTTCGCGCCCGAGCCCTGA
- a CDS encoding SDR family oxidoreductase — protein MTVVGNGVEALELAGKRALVTGGTRGIGAAVVRRFLDAGAEVLTTARSASSEAPKGAALVAADVRTREGAEALAAAAREVLGGVDIVVHNAGGASPYRSASDIPAEEWQDALDLNYLAAVRLDSLLAPGMREQGAGAIVHVSSAAVLTPVGPFLHYVAAKAALESYSRGLALELAPFGVRVNTVTPGRVATPGGEETRERWARLDPSQGLDGAMVPLGRVGEPEDIAEAVLFLVSPRAGWVTGSALVVDGGEFPRR, from the coding sequence ATGACTGTGGTCGGCAATGGTGTGGAAGCGCTCGAACTCGCCGGAAAGCGGGCTCTGGTGACCGGTGGTACGCGGGGGATCGGCGCCGCCGTGGTGCGCCGCTTCCTGGACGCCGGAGCGGAGGTGCTCACCACCGCCAGGTCGGCGTCGAGCGAGGCGCCGAAGGGGGCCGCCCTGGTGGCGGCGGACGTGCGGACCCGGGAGGGGGCGGAGGCACTGGCCGCCGCCGCTCGTGAGGTGCTCGGCGGGGTGGACATCGTGGTCCACAACGCGGGCGGGGCGAGCCCCTACAGGAGTGCCTCGGACATCCCGGCCGAGGAGTGGCAGGATGCGCTGGACCTGAACTACCTGGCAGCGGTCCGGCTGGACTCGCTGCTCGCCCCCGGGATGCGGGAGCAGGGCGCCGGGGCGATCGTCCACGTCTCCTCGGCCGCGGTGCTCACTCCGGTGGGGCCGTTCCTCCACTACGTGGCGGCCAAGGCGGCGCTGGAGAGCTACAGCCGCGGGCTGGCACTGGAACTGGCGCCGTTCGGGGTCCGGGTCAACACCGTGACGCCGGGCCGGGTGGCCACCCCGGGCGGCGAGGAGACGCGCGAGCGGTGGGCGCGCCTGGACCCCTCCCAGGGGCTGGACGGCGCCATGGTTCCGCTGGGGCGGGTCGGCGAGCCGGAGGACATCGCCGAGGCGGTGCTGTTCCTGGTCTCCCCGCGGGCGGGCTGGGTGACCGGCAGCGCTCTCGTCGTGGACGGGGGTGAGTTCCCCCGGAGGTGA
- a CDS encoding MFS transporter, whose translation MSASTDPSRPVAPDPRGPQSPGDTTGRLPEGATRRAWVVIVTATLFAETAGLQYTMVSPAAIRIAPAFPGVGANIAWMTTIFALVGAVSAPLLGKSSDLWGKKRMLLVAGVLFLAGSLVCCLTHSWTAFLVGRALEAMALGNTTVTYGLFRDLLPRRLVPTAVGFLATGFGLSALAAPLLSGWLLDHWSWRSIFWTMAGYGVVTMAGVLLLVPETRLRSRQRLDVLGALLLSGGLALSLLYLSEGHSWGWTSPAALGCLLGGPALLALFVLVERRVPEPLVDLRLLLGGRMLTTLSAALFGGIVLGLISYAMPLFLQTPTAARFTAQVRAAAVTQQHVPAATASLLQVDFNSTLAFAGGLTLIGFALYGALWQGGFAMAAGPVSGWLSGRIGPRRLLIGAGAFSAAGAALFLTTTSHGVWFYALSGSVYGIGFGTLLATAPTLVMEAVPERQQGVSTGMMSVVLSAGTAIGTAVVTAVIFANPLIMRVRLGPQTVATVDLARTGTLTTWHGAQLIYAIGIASSLVALVIAIAMRHGRRPATGGRAGEDQAAAPEASLAG comes from the coding sequence ATGTCCGCGAGCACGGACCCGTCGCGTCCCGTCGCGCCAGATCCGCGAGGCCCCCAGAGCCCCGGGGACACCACCGGTCGGCTGCCCGAGGGGGCCACTCGCCGGGCGTGGGTCGTCATCGTCACCGCCACACTGTTCGCGGAGACCGCGGGGCTCCAGTACACGATGGTGAGCCCGGCGGCGATCCGGATCGCGCCCGCCTTCCCCGGGGTGGGCGCCAACATCGCCTGGATGACCACGATCTTCGCTCTGGTGGGGGCGGTCTCGGCGCCGTTGCTCGGCAAGTCCTCCGACCTGTGGGGCAAGAAGCGGATGCTGCTGGTCGCCGGGGTGCTGTTCCTGGCCGGCTCACTCGTCTGCTGCCTGACGCACAGCTGGACCGCGTTCCTGGTGGGCCGGGCGCTGGAGGCGATGGCGCTGGGGAACACCACCGTCACCTACGGCCTCTTCCGCGACCTGCTGCCGCGCCGGCTGGTGCCGACCGCGGTCGGCTTCCTGGCCACCGGCTTCGGGCTCTCCGCGCTCGCCGCCCCCCTGCTCAGCGGCTGGCTGCTGGACCACTGGAGCTGGCGGTCGATCTTCTGGACGATGGCCGGCTACGGCGTGGTCACCATGGCCGGCGTCCTGCTGCTGGTGCCCGAGACCAGGCTGCGTAGCCGGCAGCGGCTGGACGTCCTCGGCGCACTCCTCCTCAGTGGCGGGCTCGCGCTCAGCCTGCTGTATCTGAGCGAGGGGCACAGCTGGGGCTGGACCAGTCCGGCGGCGCTCGGCTGCCTCCTCGGCGGCCCGGCGCTGCTGGCCCTGTTCGTCCTGGTCGAGAGAAGAGTGCCGGAGCCCCTCGTCGACCTGCGGCTGCTGCTCGGCGGACGGATGCTGACCACCCTCTCGGCGGCGCTCTTCGGCGGCATCGTGCTGGGCCTGATCTCCTACGCCATGCCGCTCTTCCTGCAGACCCCGACGGCGGCCCGGTTCACCGCGCAGGTGCGGGCGGCCGCCGTGACCCAGCAGCACGTGCCGGCGGCCACCGCGAGCCTCCTCCAGGTCGACTTCAACAGCACTTTGGCCTTCGCGGGCGGGCTGACACTGATCGGCTTCGCGCTGTACGGCGCGCTGTGGCAGGGCGGGTTCGCGATGGCGGCGGGACCGGTGAGCGGCTGGCTCTCCGGGCGCATCGGGCCGCGCCGGCTGCTGATCGGCGCGGGCGCGTTCTCCGCCGCGGGCGCGGCCCTCTTCCTCACCACCACCAGTCACGGCGTCTGGTTCTACGCCCTCAGCGGCTCGGTCTACGGCATCGGCTTCGGCACTCTGCTGGCCACCGCCCCGACCCTGGTGATGGAGGCGGTGCCGGAGCGCCAACAGGGCGTCAGCACGGGGATGATGAGCGTGGTGCTCTCGGCCGGGACGGCGATCGGCACCGCCGTGGTGACCGCGGTGATCTTCGCCAATCCGCTGATCATGCGGGTCCGCCTGGGCCCGCAGACGGTCGCCACCGTCGACCTCGCCCGTACCGGCACCCTGACCACCTGGCACGGCGCCCAGTTGATCTACGCGATCGGCATCGCCTCCTCGCTGGTCGCCCTGGTGATCGCGATCGCCATGCGGCACGGCCGGCGGCCGGCCACCGGCGGACGGGCCGGCGAGGACCAGGCGGCGGCCCCGGAGGCCTCGCTGGCCGGCTGA
- a CDS encoding class I SAM-dependent DNA methyltransferase — translation MNDSETLQATREAYDAIATVYAERFHDPLADRPLERALLSAFAESVPAAGGAKRVADLGCGPGPLTAHLRALGLDAFGVDASPAMIALAREAHPSMRFEVGSMAALDIEDGVLGGVLSRWSVIHTPPEELPALLAEFARVLAPGGQLLMEFPATDGPHAETQAYDHTVTTAYRWHPDRLAELLRDHGLAETARLVIEPTPADRRQFREVHLLARKGS, via the coding sequence GTGAATGATTCCGAGACCTTGCAGGCCACCCGCGAGGCCTACGACGCCATCGCCACCGTCTACGCGGAGCGCTTCCACGACCCGCTGGCCGACCGGCCGCTGGAGCGCGCCCTGCTGAGCGCCTTCGCGGAGTCGGTGCCCGCGGCGGGCGGAGCGAAGCGGGTCGCCGATCTGGGCTGCGGGCCTGGTCCGCTCACCGCCCATCTCCGCGCCCTGGGACTGGACGCGTTCGGCGTCGACGCCTCCCCGGCGATGATCGCGCTGGCTCGCGAGGCCCATCCCAGCATGCGGTTCGAGGTGGGCTCGATGGCCGCGCTGGACATCGAGGACGGCGTACTCGGCGGGGTGCTCTCGCGGTGGTCGGTGATCCACACCCCGCCGGAGGAACTGCCCGCCCTCCTGGCCGAGTTCGCCCGGGTGCTGGCGCCCGGCGGTCAGCTGCTGATGGAGTTCCCGGCCACCGACGGGCCGCATGCGGAGACCCAGGCCTACGACCACACGGTGACCACGGCCTATCGCTGGCACCCCGACCGCCTCGCCGAGCTCCTCCGCGACCACGGGCTCGCCGAGACGGCCCGGCTGGTGATCGAGCCGACGCCCGCCGACCGCAGGCAGTTCCGGGAGGTCCACCTCCTCGCCCGCAAGGGGTCGTAG
- a CDS encoding MBL fold metallo-hydrolase, with protein sequence MSTTALDERLRRPAVLRSIRLGELKVTCLPDGAVELDARAWLPESTEETWAAHPEYLDAAGNLVCGVGGLLVERGSRALLIDAGFGPYAVPPQPGNPRRAIHGGALPESLAAVGRAPETIEAVAITHLHLDHIGWAYSPLPGTGRLPFGGCDLLIAAPEWEHRHLLRERGVTPEILRTLAPRVRTVSDGEEVFPGVRVSLSAGHTAGHASYVITGGGRRLIAFGDAMHSPIQVDHPEWSAAADLDPERAARERRRLVAELAEPDTLGFGVHFADVVFGRVVPGAGDGPAWRPID encoded by the coding sequence ATGTCCACGACGGCCCTCGACGAGCGGCTGCGGCGGCCCGCCGTACTGCGATCGATCCGGCTCGGCGAACTGAAGGTGACCTGTCTTCCGGACGGGGCGGTCGAGTTGGACGCCCGGGCCTGGCTGCCGGAGAGCACCGAGGAGACCTGGGCCGCCCATCCCGAGTACCTCGACGCGGCCGGGAACCTGGTCTGCGGAGTCGGCGGACTGCTGGTCGAGCGGGGCTCCAGGGCGCTGCTGATCGACGCGGGCTTCGGCCCGTATGCGGTGCCCCCGCAGCCGGGGAACCCGCGCCGGGCCATCCATGGCGGCGCACTGCCGGAGAGCCTCGCCGCCGTGGGGCGCGCCCCGGAGACCATCGAGGCGGTGGCGATCACCCATCTCCATCTGGACCACATCGGCTGGGCCTACAGCCCCCTCCCCGGGACCGGCCGGCTGCCGTTCGGCGGCTGCGACCTCCTGATCGCCGCCCCCGAGTGGGAGCACCGCCACCTGCTCCGCGAGCGCGGGGTCACGCCGGAGATCCTCCGCACCCTCGCCCCGCGGGTGCGCACCGTCTCCGACGGCGAGGAGGTCTTCCCCGGCGTGCGGGTCTCCCTCAGCGCGGGACACACGGCGGGGCACGCCTCCTATGTGATCACCGGCGGCGGCCGGCGGCTGATCGCGTTCGGCGACGCGATGCACTCCCCCATCCAGGTCGACCACCCCGAGTGGTCCGCCGCGGCCGATCTGGACCCCGAGCGGGCCGCCCGGGAACGCCGACGGCTGGTCGCCGAGCTGGCGGAGCCGGACACCCTCGGCTTCGGAGTCCACTTCGCGGACGTGGTCTTCGGCCGGGTGGTCCCGGGCGCCGGGGACGGGCCGGCCTGGCGGCCGATCGACTGA
- a CDS encoding amidohydrolase family protein: MTQRLDSELFLPEPEAARLRYTVISVDDHVVEPPHLFATHLPPALRDRGPRIVETGSGAEVWEFEGATYSQVGMNAVAGRRPETVAFEPFRFDQMRPGCYDVHARVRDMDLGGIWAMLNFPSQITGFCGRVFSFAKDPEVGRACVRAWNDWLYEEWYLAYPQRIIPCGIAYLTDPAEAVREIERNAERGFTSVTFPERPHNIGLPSLWDREHWDPIIRACVETGTVVSLHVGSSGLYDMPDGSPKLQLGATMFGQLSLGACSEWLWSGYPLRHPELKIAMSEGGIGWVPMLIDRLDNIIDRSGYGLGWHERPADVLRRNFWFCTLDDPSTIALRHVIGVDNIMLETDYPHGDGTWPHTQDVLDRYWKDIPPAELRQMCSLNAARLYRHPLPPVVLPADT, encoded by the coding sequence ATGACCCAGCGACTGGACTCGGAGCTGTTCCTGCCGGAACCCGAGGCGGCCCGGCTCAGATACACCGTGATCTCGGTGGACGACCACGTGGTGGAGCCGCCGCACCTCTTCGCCACCCACCTCCCGCCCGCCCTGCGGGACCGCGGCCCCAGGATCGTGGAGACCGGATCCGGCGCCGAGGTATGGGAGTTCGAGGGCGCGACCTACTCGCAGGTCGGGATGAACGCGGTCGCCGGACGGCGGCCGGAGACGGTGGCCTTCGAACCGTTCCGCTTCGACCAGATGCGCCCCGGCTGCTACGACGTCCACGCCCGGGTGCGCGACATGGACCTGGGCGGGATCTGGGCCATGCTCAACTTCCCGTCCCAGATCACCGGATTCTGCGGCCGGGTCTTCAGCTTCGCCAAGGACCCGGAGGTCGGCCGCGCCTGCGTCCGAGCCTGGAACGACTGGCTGTACGAGGAGTGGTACCTGGCCTATCCGCAGCGGATCATTCCCTGCGGGATCGCGTACCTCACCGACCCGGCCGAGGCCGTCCGGGAGATCGAGCGCAACGCGGAGCGCGGCTTCACCTCGGTCACCTTCCCCGAGCGCCCGCACAACATCGGCCTGCCCTCGCTCTGGGACCGCGAGCACTGGGACCCGATCATCCGCGCCTGCGTCGAGACCGGCACCGTCGTCTCGCTCCACGTCGGCAGCTCCGGCCTGTACGACATGCCGGACGGCAGCCCGAAGCTGCAGCTGGGCGCGACCATGTTCGGTCAGCTGTCGCTCGGCGCCTGCAGCGAGTGGCTGTGGTCCGGATACCCGCTGCGGCACCCGGAGTTGAAGATCGCGATGAGCGAGGGCGGGATCGGCTGGGTGCCGATGCTGATCGACCGCCTGGACAACATCATCGACCGCTCCGGGTACGGTCTCGGCTGGCACGAGCGGCCGGCCGACGTGCTGCGCAGGAACTTCTGGTTCTGCACCCTGGACGACCCCTCGACGATCGCGCTGCGCCATGTCATCGGCGTGGACAACATCATGCTGGAGACCGACTACCCGCACGGCGACGGCACCTGGCCGCACACCCAGGACGTCCTGGACCGCTACTGGAAGGACATCCCGCCGGCCGAACTGCGGCAGATGTGCAGCCTCAACGCCGCCCGGCTGTACCGGCATCCGCTGCCGCCGGTGGTCCTCCCCGCCGACACCTGA
- a CDS encoding class I SAM-dependent methyltransferase, with translation MERATEKPRRQDESAERDRVNDYDGFAEAYAAENEDGLANAYYDRPAMPALAGEVTGRQILDAGCGSGPLAAALRDRGATVTGVDSSAAMLALARRRLGDGASLHLADLRDPLPFGDGAFDDVVASLVLHYLEDWGPTLAELRRVLRPGGRLIASVDHPIAAYGLQDPRPDYFATTSYTFDWMLDGRPVPMRLWRKPLHAMTDAFGAAGFRLGTIAEPRPDPAARDRHPDQYRVFATRPTFLYFVVEVPRDRDS, from the coding sequence ATGGAGCGCGCGACCGAGAAGCCGAGACGCCAGGACGAGTCCGCGGAGCGGGACCGGGTCAACGACTACGACGGCTTCGCCGAGGCCTACGCGGCGGAGAACGAGGACGGCCTGGCCAACGCCTACTACGACCGGCCGGCGATGCCGGCCCTGGCCGGGGAGGTGACCGGACGTCAAATCCTGGACGCCGGCTGCGGTTCGGGGCCGCTGGCCGCCGCGCTCCGCGACCGCGGCGCCACCGTCACCGGCGTCGACTCCAGCGCCGCGATGCTGGCGCTGGCGCGGCGCCGGCTCGGCGACGGTGCTTCGCTCCACCTGGCCGACCTGCGCGACCCGCTGCCGTTCGGCGACGGCGCCTTCGACGACGTGGTCGCCTCGCTGGTGCTCCACTACCTGGAGGACTGGGGTCCGACCCTGGCCGAGCTGCGGCGGGTGCTCCGGCCCGGCGGCCGGCTGATCGCCTCGGTGGACCACCCCATCGCGGCCTACGGCCTCCAGGACCCCCGGCCGGACTACTTCGCGACCACCAGCTACACCTTCGACTGGATGCTGGACGGGCGGCCCGTCCCGATGAGGCTCTGGCGCAAGCCCCTCCACGCGATGACCGACGCCTTCGGCGCCGCCGGCTTCCGCCTCGGCACGATCGCCGAACCGCGGCCCGACCCCGCGGCCCGCGACCGCCACCCCGACCAGTACCGCGTCTTCGCCACCCGGCCGACCTTCCTGTACTTCGTCGTGGAGGTGCCGCGCGATCGCGATTCGTGA